Proteins from one Camelina sativa cultivar DH55 chromosome 8, Cs, whole genome shotgun sequence genomic window:
- the LOC104709459 gene encoding LOW QUALITY PROTEIN: uncharacterized protein LOC104709459 (The sequence of the model RefSeq protein was modified relative to this genomic sequence to represent the inferred CDS: substituted 2 bases at 2 genomic stop codons), translating into MALHLVLCLCVYMFTQGAQGNIDDYDCVDIYKQPAFQHPSLRNHKIQETFNLDGNIERSNKYSTQEHCPKGTVAILRQGNKSQSVHLNSAEYLGQHFATIETMQDGTIYRGAKAEISLHDLKLENNQYSKSQIWLENGPASQLNSIQVGWVVHPRLYGDSIIRLTIYWTGDGYRNTGCYNMQCPGFVIISQKLTIGNEFWGSSVYGQISLTIDIEVYQDSISGNWTLXIFDEVIGXWPKELFTYLNKGASLVRYGGNTYLSPDGISPPMGNGHFPVADFKKTAHFKNIVIRNSYYKRVYLEDGKIRCYANSYSCFRVTYWSYLKSTGVAFSFGGPGGNCGV; encoded by the exons ATGGCATTACATCTAGTGTTATGTCTCTGTGTTTATATGTTTACACAAGGTGCACAAGGCAACATTGAT GATTATGATTGTGTTGATATATACAAACAACCAGCTTTCCAACACCCGTCGTTGAGAAATCACAAGATTCAA GAAACATTCAATTTAGATGGCAATATTGAAAGAAGCAACAAATATAGCACACAAGAGCATTGTCCTAAAGGAACAGTTGCAATTTTACGACAAGGAAATAAATCTCAGAGCGTTCATTTGAATTCAGCCGAGTATTTAGGTCAACAT TTTGCAACAATTGAGACCATGCAAGATGGAACTATCTATCGAGGAGCCAAAGCAGAAATAAGTCTTCATGATTTAAAGTTGGAAAACAATCAATACAGCAAAAGCCAAATATGGTTAGAGAATGGACCTGCATCTCAACTCAATAGTATACAAGTTGGTTGGGTG gtGCATCCAAGGTTATACGGTGACAGTATCATAAGATTAACAATATATTGGACT GGAGACGGTTATCGAAACACAGGATGCTACAATATGCAATGTCCTGGCTTTGTGATTATAAGTCAGAAACTCACTATTGGAAATGAATTTTGGGGGTCATCTGTCTATGGTCAAATAAGCCTTACCATTGATATAGAAGTTTATCAA GATTCCATCAGCGGAAACTGGACACTTTAAATATTTGATGAAGTAATTGGTTAGTGGCCGAAAGAGTTATTTACGTACTTAAACAAAGGAGCTTCTCTAGTAAGATATGGAGGAAATACATATTTATCTCCGGACGGAATTAGTCCTCCAATGGGAAACGGACATTTTCCGGTTGCAGATTTTAAAAAGACAGCACACTTTAAAAACATTGTGATTAGAAACTCGTACTACAAAAGAGTTTATCTTGAAGATGGGAAAATTAGATGTTATGCTAATTCTTATAGTTGCTTTAGGGTGACATATTGGAGTTATCTTAAATCCACAGGAGTGGCCTTTTCATTTGGAGGACCAGGTGGAAATTGTGGTGTTTGA
- the LOC109124612 gene encoding uncharacterized protein LOC109124612, with amino-acid sequence MAESKTKFAEVREWIIEHKLRTVGCLWLSGISGSIAYNWSKPAMKTSVRIIHARLHAQALTLAALAGAAAVEYYDHKSGATDRIPKFLKPENLNKD; translated from the exons ATGGCGGAATCAAAGACAAAATTTGCAGAAGTCAGGGAATGGATCATCGAACACAAGCTTCGTACCGTTG GTTGCTTATGGCTAAGTGGTATCTCTGGTTCAATCGCCTATAACTGGTCAAAACCTGCCATGAAAACCAGTGTCAGAATCATCCATGCTAg GTTGCATGCTCAGGCGCTGACATTAGCTGCTTTGGCTGGAGCTGCTGCAGTGGAGTACTATGATCACAAATCTGGAGCCACTGATCGTATCCCGAAATTTCTGAAGCCTGAAAACTTAAATAAGGACTAA